Proteins encoded within one genomic window of Candidatus Hepatoplasma crinochetorum Av:
- the holA gene encoding DNA polymerase III subunit delta, translating to MKYIIESESFFIKKQEIEKIINFANFKKENIYIFDFEENEFDKFFDQYLSNSIFGEKKLVILNNCIFLQKKIINKNFIIKLEKFFNTNIDNYLILSTNKFNDKNDFIIKFIKERKLELISIKKPDKKELFNFLNKKLKDNNYYLSYNDLRKLLRYTKYDYDILNNELKKLFLIKEQKYLKNLNLIIYDYVGENIFKLYDALLEKDQQNIYKILLFLKGNNISPVLILEYLIKELQYILIIKNYYNLKIEDKTPLLELKLNNYRLKKMTENANNYSYFYINKILNKLIGIVISFKSNSNRINYQLFIAKMILISCHQ from the coding sequence ATGAAATATATTATTGAATCAGAAAGTTTTTTTATCAAAAAACAAGAAATTGAAAAAATTATAAATTTTGCTAATTTTAAAAAAGAAAATATTTATATTTTTGATTTTGAAGAAAATGAATTTGATAAATTTTTTGATCAATATTTAAGTAATTCTATTTTTGGAGAAAAAAAATTAGTAATTTTAAATAATTGTATTTTTTTGCAAAAAAAAATAATAAATAAAAATTTCATAATTAAATTAGAAAAATTTTTTAATACAAATATTGATAATTATTTAATTTTAAGTACTAATAAATTTAATGATAAAAATGATTTTATTATTAAATTTATAAAAGAGAGAAAATTAGAATTAATTTCTATCAAAAAACCAGATAAAAAAGAGCTTTTTAATTTTTTAAATAAAAAATTAAAAGATAATAATTATTATCTTAGTTATAATGACCTAAGAAAATTATTAAGATATACAAAATATGATTATGATATTTTAAATAATGAATTAAAAAAATTATTTTTGATAAAAGAACAAAAATATTTAAAAAATTTAAATTTAATTATTTATGATTATGTTGGTGAAAATATATTCAAATTATATGATGCTCTACTTGAAAAAGATCAACAAAATATTTATAAAATTCTTTTGTTTTTAAAAGGAAATAATATTTCTCCTGTTTTAATACTTGAATATTTAATAAAAGAATTACAATATATTCTTATAATAAAAAATTATTATAATCTCAAAATTGAAGATAAAACCCCTCTTTTAGAATTGAAACTTAATAATTATAGATTAAAAAAAATGACTGAAAATGCAAATAATTATAGTTATTTTTATATAAATAAAATTTTAAATAAATTAATTGGAATTGTTATTTCTTTTAAATCTAATTCCAATCGTATAAACTATCAATTATTTATTGCAAAAATGATTCTTATTTCTTGCCATCAATAG
- a CDS encoding Y-family DNA polymerase, whose product MKRTILTIDVDAFFAQVEEIKNIKYKSKPIAIGKKINGRGVVSTCNYIARKYNVYSGQPIFKAQKSCPNLILIEPNFKDYTNYSEKIFKIINSFSNILEISSIDECYLDITKLITEEKNPFYWAKKIQSTIFNKLKITVSIGISNRKVLAKIASKIKKPFGIYSIFQNEIKEKLWPLPIDTFHGIGLQTTKKFNNLNLTKIEDLAKLKAKDQYVILRKQIGKNIDLLIDEANGIGEDSLENKEKDLKSISAHKTFQNTIFDYENLINELKELVNKIVQKLNYRNLTARTVFLVTKNRKNLNNVENTIEKAILLRKTQSKRILLDHYENQYEIIYSYALKLFDNYYNENGIDFLGIGLADLKDKIYIKKQLKFDQYFEDNFIKKEQSIIKEDNLDNLILNINGFFNNKILIKGKYLLKENKYQDKRFSNRDQIKFKTWGK is encoded by the coding sequence ATGAAACGAACCATTTTAACAATAGATGTTGATGCTTTTTTTGCTCAAGTAGAAGAAATTAAAAACATAAAATATAAATCTAAACCAATTGCAATTGGTAAAAAAATTAACGGAAGGGGTGTTGTTAGCACTTGCAATTATATTGCTCGTAAATATAATGTTTATTCTGGACAGCCTATTTTTAAAGCACAAAAAAGTTGTCCAAATTTAATTTTAATAGAACCTAATTTTAAAGATTACACTAATTATTCTGAAAAAATTTTTAAAATCATTAATAGTTTTTCTAATATTTTAGAAATATCATCAATTGATGAATGTTATCTTGATATTACAAAATTAATTACAGAAGAAAAAAATCCTTTTTATTGAGCTAAAAAGATTCAATCAACTATTTTTAATAAATTAAAAATTACTGTATCTATAGGAATTTCTAATCGCAAAGTTCTTGCTAAAATTGCATCAAAAATCAAAAAACCCTTTGGTATATATTCTATTTTTCAAAATGAAATAAAAGAAAAATTATGACCACTTCCAATTGATACATTTCATGGAATTGGATTACAAACTACAAAAAAATTTAATAATTTAAATTTAACAAAAATTGAGGACCTTGCAAAATTAAAAGCAAAAGATCAATATGTAATTTTGCGAAAACAAATTGGAAAAAACATTGATCTTTTAATAGATGAAGCAAATGGAATAGGAGAAGATAGCTTAGAAAATAAAGAAAAAGATCTTAAATCTATTTCTGCTCATAAAACTTTTCAAAATACTATTTTTGATTATGAAAATTTAATAAATGAATTAAAAGAATTAGTAAATAAAATAGTACAAAAACTTAATTATCGTAATCTTACAGCTCGTACTGTATTTTTAGTAACTAAAAATCGTAAAAATTTAAATAATGTAGAAAACACAATTGAAAAAGCAATATTATTAAGAAAAACACAAAGTAAACGAATTTTATTAGATCATTATGAAAATCAATATGAGATTATCTATTCTTATGCTTTAAAATTATTTGATAATTATTATAATGAAAATGGAATTGATTTTTTGGGAATTGGATTAGCTGATCTTAAAGATAAAATTTACATAAAAAAGCAACTTAAATTTGATCAATATTTTGAAGATAATTTTATAAAAAAAGAACAATCAATAATAAAGGAGGACAATTTAGATAATTTAATTTTAAATATAAATGGTTTTTTTAATAATAAAATTTTGATAAAAGGAAAATATCTATTAAAAGAAAACAAATATCAAGACAAAAGATTTTCAAATCGGGATCAAATTAAATTTAAAACATGAGGAAAATAA
- the nadE gene encoding NAD(+) synthase: MITKNKIESIIFWLRKEVKKAQANGLCVAISGGIDSAVAASLAKLAFPDNSTGLFIDIDSSEESFTNFNKIIKQIKIKKEIVNLNKSFNQFIDDLNFIKKAEKEVKGNIKSRLRMNTIYAYAKINNYLVVGTSNYSEIYLGYFTKWGDGVADIFPLANFKKSEIYKIAKLLELDEKLINQKPSADLWYGQTDENELGFKYSDLEKYWEDKKSVSSEIKNKIEIYNKISNHKRNILLNSYKN, from the coding sequence ATGATAACAAAAAATAAAATTGAGAGTATTATATTTTGATTAAGAAAAGAAGTAAAAAAAGCACAAGCAAATGGCCTTTGTGTTGCAATTTCTGGAGGAATAGATAGTGCAGTTGCTGCTTCGCTTGCTAAATTAGCATTTCCAGATAATTCAACAGGATTATTTATTGATATTGATTCATCAGAAGAATCTTTTACAAATTTTAATAAAATTATCAAACAAATTAAAATAAAAAAGGAAATAGTAAATTTAAATAAAAGTTTTAATCAATTTATAGATGATTTAAATTTTATAAAAAAAGCAGAAAAAGAAGTAAAAGGTAATATTAAATCAAGATTAAGAATGAATACAATTTATGCTTATGCAAAAATTAATAATTATCTTGTTGTTGGTACTTCAAATTATTCAGAAATATATCTGGGATATTTTACAAAATGAGGAGATGGAGTAGCTGATATCTTTCCTCTTGCTAATTTTAAAAAATCAGAAATATATAAAATTGCAAAATTATTAGAATTAGATGAAAAATTAATTAATCAAAAACCAAGTGCAGATCTTTGATATGGACAAACTGATGAAAATGAATTAGGATTTAAATATTCTGATCTTGAAAAATATTGAGAAGATAAAAAAAGTGTAAGTTCAGAAATAAAAAATAAAATTGAAATATATAATAAAATAAGTAATCATAAAAGAAATATATTACTTAATTCATATAAAAATTAA
- a CDS encoding cell division protein FtsZ: MAEKSRKPIKKIKIGIIGAGGGGTNAIANNAYKFAPFDVSFLAINTDIQALEKQRKGNKKDQLKFFERKLIGRRLTRGLGAGSNPDIGWKAAAEDREWLEKWLADKKLLFIATGMGGGSGTGAGPYIARLAKNLGILTIGVSTLPFLFEGKERMDNALTGLKTMEKYADLSIVINNNDLFKKHSSDTVEHTFVKADKYLGDGIITILNLLLEDALINLDLADIRKVVKDSGGGFINIAFAKGIDGNGLDKNKEKFEEAIDKLFDLTFIPSDVKTATKALLSISGSPNILKMEYVRFIVNKILEKVSHDLDIIFGVTNNQALEDNVKISLILTGMDKIVLTDDIKDIEEKYFSK; this comes from the coding sequence ATGGCTGAAAAAAGTAGAAAACCAATTAAAAAAATAAAAATAGGAATTATTGGTGCAGGTGGTGGTGGAACAAATGCCATTGCTAACAATGCATATAAATTTGCACCCTTTGATGTTAGTTTCTTAGCAATAAATACAGATATTCAAGCATTGGAAAAACAAAGAAAAGGAAACAAAAAAGACCAATTGAAATTTTTTGAACGTAAATTAATTGGTCGTCGTTTAACAAGAGGTCTTGGAGCTGGATCAAATCCTGATATTGGATGAAAAGCAGCAGCAGAAGATCGAGAATGATTAGAAAAATGATTAGCTGATAAAAAACTTTTATTTATTGCAACAGGAATGGGTGGAGGCTCAGGAACAGGAGCAGGACCTTACATTGCAAGGCTTGCAAAAAATCTTGGTATTTTAACTATTGGTGTTTCAACATTACCTTTTCTTTTCGAGGGAAAAGAAAGAATGGATAATGCATTAACAGGTTTAAAAACAATGGAAAAATATGCTGATTTGTCTATTGTTATAAATAATAATGATTTATTCAAAAAACATTCTTCAGATACAGTTGAACATACATTCGTAAAAGCTGATAAATACTTAGGCGATGGAATAATTACAATTTTAAATTTATTATTAGAAGACGCTTTAATAAATCTTGATCTTGCTGATATTAGAAAAGTAGTTAAAGATTCAGGTGGAGGATTTATAAATATTGCTTTTGCAAAAGGAATTGATGGAAACGGGTTAGATAAAAATAAAGAAAAATTTGAAGAAGCAATTGATAAATTATTTGATCTTACTTTTATTCCTTCTGATGTTAAAACAGCAACAAAAGCACTTTTAAGTATTTCTGGATCACCAAATATTTTAAAAATGGAATATGTAAGATTTATTGTTAATAAAATCTTAGAAAAAGTAAGTCATGATTTAGATATTATATTTGGAGTAACAAATAACCAAGCTTTAGAGGATAATGTAAAAATTTCTTTAATATTAACTGGAATGGATAAAATAGTACTTACAGATGATATAAAAGATATCGAAGAAAAATATTTTTCAAAATAA
- a CDS encoding YfcC family protein, with amino-acid sequence MLNNSFSENNNLFSDSPFLNSKEKEQEEINSQINTNNKILTDKNKSDNKIYYLDQKEKDNKEGKKKKGKFKLHSILIVLTLLLFFIFLTWVVPHDSWWEYQEENIYIFQNYFIDSSTINDFINNLLPPDFNINQFLIDNGYQDTLDQIIADSDSFSAVAPQNGFYGLYDIFLLIVAGFIQAFPIMIYLFALGAFIEIIIQTKTFDALIGSLLFKLKSKQIYIVPILFITFSAFGTIWGMQEESLAYYSIVTPMMILIGFEPIIAVMVMMVGNTTGMAASVINPFATGIASDAAGISTGTLFFFRLVYWFLITAIGASFVTFFAYKTKKVPEKIEEDIHNEELKKIEQNLSTDLKDFKKMTHKQFYSLIIFAFVILIMIIGFMPWVDLLGLDEETYVENWNNFFSSFLFVFSTIVVPFGLWGFYETAGLFFFGIFLLIIVNKLKVKDWTKYIYDGMKGMIGLVVIIAIARAVSIVMIYSGLIYTFINPNTIPGQENIYLYYLIMFIIFLVFSMIIPSTSSLAVLWFPIIAQAFNITGQNDIDPEIVQILGGTVLMFVIAEGIANMVTPTQAVVLTSLDSAGVEYKDYLKAIYPYVSILIVLTVALVIPILMII; translated from the coding sequence ATGCTTAACAATTCTTTTTCTGAGAATAATAATTTATTTTCAGATAGTCCTTTTTTAAATTCAAAAGAAAAAGAACAAGAAGAAATAAACTCGCAAATTAATACTAATAATAAAATACTTACTGATAAAAATAAATCTGATAATAAAATTTATTATCTAGACCAAAAAGAAAAAGATAATAAAGAGGGGAAAAAGAAGAAAGGTAAATTTAAATTACATTCAATTTTAATTGTTCTTACTTTACTTCTCTTTTTTATTTTTTTAACTTGAGTTGTCCCTCATGATTCTTGATGAGAATATCAAGAAGAAAATATCTATATTTTTCAAAATTACTTTATTGATTCTAGTACAATAAATGATTTTATAAATAATTTACTACCTCCTGATTTTAATATTAATCAATTTTTAATAGATAATGGTTATCAAGATACATTAGATCAGATTATTGCTGATAGTGATAGTTTTTCTGCAGTTGCACCACAAAATGGATTTTATGGTTTATATGATATTTTTCTTTTGATTGTAGCAGGATTTATTCAAGCATTTCCAATAATGATTTATCTATTTGCTTTAGGTGCTTTTATTGAAATCATTATTCAAACAAAAACTTTTGATGCTTTAATTGGTTCTCTTTTATTTAAATTAAAATCAAAACAAATTTATATTGTTCCAATTTTATTTATTACATTTTCTGCATTTGGAACAATATGAGGAATGCAAGAAGAATCACTTGCTTATTATTCAATTGTTACTCCGATGATGATTTTAATCGGATTTGAACCTATTATTGCAGTAATGGTTATGATGGTTGGTAATACAACAGGAATGGCAGCTTCAGTAATTAATCCTTTTGCAACAGGAATTGCTTCTGATGCAGCAGGAATTTCTACAGGAACATTATTCTTTTTTAGATTAGTATATTGATTCTTAATTACAGCAATAGGAGCTTCTTTTGTTACTTTTTTTGCTTATAAAACAAAAAAAGTTCCTGAAAAAATTGAAGAAGATATTCATAATGAAGAACTTAAAAAAATTGAACAGAATCTATCTACTGATTTAAAAGATTTTAAAAAAATGACGCATAAACAATTTTATTCTTTAATTATTTTTGCCTTTGTAATTTTGATAATGATTATAGGTTTTATGCCTTGGGTCGATCTTCTGGGATTAGATGAAGAAACATATGTTGAAAATTGAAATAATTTCTTTTCAAGTTTTTTATTTGTATTTTCGACAATTGTTGTTCCGTTTGGATTATGAGGATTTTATGAAACTGCTGGATTATTCTTTTTTGGAATATTTTTATTAATAATTGTTAATAAATTAAAAGTAAAAGATTGAACAAAATATATTTATGATGGAATGAAAGGAATGATTGGACTTGTTGTAATAATTGCGATTGCCCGTGCAGTTTCAATTGTTATGATTTATTCTGGACTTATTTATACATTTATAAATCCAAATACAATTCCTGGACAAGAAAATATTTATCTATATTATTTAATAATGTTTATTATTTTCTTAGTTTTTTCAATGATTATTCCTTCTACAAGTTCACTTGCTGTTCTTTGATTTCCAATAATTGCACAAGCTTTTAATATTACTGGACAAAATGATATTGATCCAGAAATTGTTCAAATATTAGGGGGGACGGTCCTTATGTTTGTAATTGCAGAAGGAATTGCTAATATGGTTACACCAACACAAGCTGTTGTTCTTACTTCACTTGATTCTGCTGGGGTTGAATATAAAGATTATTTAAAGGCAATTTATCCTTATGTTTCAATATTAATAGTATTAACTGTTGCTCTTGTAATTCCAATATTAATGATAATTTAG
- the rpmA gene encoding 50S ribosomal protein L27: protein MRYKLDLQFFAHKKGAGSSKNGRDSHSKRLGQKLADGQIAKSGAIIYRQRGTKIHPGLNVKRGKDDTLFATLNGIVKYYKKNGKLTVNVIPISEGGEEKG, encoded by the coding sequence TTAAGATATAAGTTGGATTTACAATTTTTTGCACATAAAAAAGGTGCAGGTTCTTCAAAAAATGGAAGAGATTCTCATAGCAAAAGATTAGGACAAAAACTTGCTGATGGGCAAATTGCTAAAAGTGGAGCAATTATTTATCGTCAACGGGGAACAAAAATTCATCCAGGTTTAAATGTAAAAAGAGGAAAAGATGATACTTTATTTGCAACTTTAAATGGGATTGTAAAATATTATAAAAAAAATGGAAAATTAACTGTTAATGTGATTCCGATATCAGAAGGTGGTGAAGAAAAAGGATAA
- a CDS encoding ribosomal-processing cysteine protease Prp — protein MIFINFYKNKQQEFIKFKIKGHADLNKDDLKNKLICAGCSAIIFGTVNSLDNLDHNNCQILIKDNLIEINILKITIQNQILLKGLYYSLSTLQEDNYDNIKIKIG, from the coding sequence ATGATTTTTATAAATTTTTATAAAAATAAACAACAAGAGTTTATTAAATTTAAAATAAAAGGACATGCTGATTTAAACAAAGATGATTTAAAAAATAAATTAATTTGTGCAGGATGTTCTGCAATAATATTTGGAACCGTAAACAGTTTGGACAATTTAGATCATAATAATTGTCAGATTTTAATTAAAGATAATTTAATTGAAATAAATATTTTAAAGATAACAATACAAAATCAAATTTTACTAAAAGGATTATATTATTCTCTTAGTACCCTTCAAGAAGATAATTACGATAATATAAAAATAAAAATAGGATAG
- the rplU gene encoding 50S ribosomal protein L21: MLKYAIIKSGGKQIKVNVGSAIWVEKLNSEIGSEYIFTNVLAIYDGQNLIAGTPKIDAKIKARIQKQGKNKKLIIFRTKQKSNWKRKQGHRQPYTRLLVEEIIYKDQVIDKYIDNNDDKKNKIKEITTNQKLIEKKIDQSDLKKADKIKTNDIDQKQKDQK; encoded by the coding sequence ATGTTAAAATACGCGATTATAAAATCGGGTGGAAAACAAATTAAAGTTAATGTTGGTTCTGCTATCTGAGTAGAAAAATTAAATTCAGAAATTGGAAGCGAATATATCTTTACAAATGTCCTTGCAATTTATGATGGACAAAATCTAATCGCAGGAACACCTAAAATTGATGCTAAAATAAAAGCTCGAATACAAAAACAAGGGAAAAATAAAAAACTTATTATTTTTCGTACTAAGCAAAAATCAAACTGAAAACGGAAACAGGGTCATAGGCAACCTTATACAAGACTTTTGGTCGAAGAAATTATTTATAAAGATCAAGTAATTGATAAATATATTGATAATAATGATGATAAGAAAAATAAAATAAAAGAAATTACTACTAATCAAAAATTAATTGAGAAAAAAATTGATCAATCTGATCTTAAAAAAGCAGATAAAATAAAAACTAATGATATAGATCAAAAGCAAAAAGATCAAAAATAA
- the greA gene encoding transcription elongation factor GreA: MNKKREDLNVGKDMTGEKILLTKSGYEDKKNRLKELVNIIRPQILKELKAAREQGDLSENADYDTAKNKQAKIESEIFELEDILSKVKIVDIKKSNNIQLGSIVEYQKKGERGNRKVQIVGSIEANSLLNLPQIGNDSPFAKSLLNHKKGDVVTVITPIGNYEIKIISVKN; this comes from the coding sequence ATGAATAAAAAGAGAGAAGATTTAAATGTCGGAAAAGATATGACAGGAGAAAAAATTCTGTTAACAAAATCGGGATATGAAGATAAGAAAAATAGACTTAAAGAATTAGTAAATATAATTCGTCCACAAATTTTAAAAGAATTAAAAGCAGCAAGAGAGCAAGGAGATTTAAGTGAAAATGCTGATTATGATACTGCTAAAAATAAACAAGCTAAAATTGAATCTGAAATTTTTGAGCTTGAAGATATCTTATCAAAAGTAAAAATAGTTGATATTAAAAAAAGTAATAATATTCAATTGGGATCAATTGTTGAATATCAAAAAAAAGGTGAAAGAGGAAACAGAAAAGTGCAAATAGTTGGTTCAATTGAAGCAAATTCACTTTTAAACCTTCCACAAATAGGAAATGATTCTCCTTTTGCTAAATCATTATTAAATCATAAAAAAGGTGATGTTGTTACAGTAATTACACCTATTGGAAATTATGAAATAAAAATTATCTCAGTTAAAAATTAA
- a CDS encoding uridine kinase family protein yields the protein MKSKIILISGGTASGKSKISIELANIFLKKEHSVSFFSIDNYYYGAEEIKKIFNIKNLREINFDDPNTINWKELNSDLNKLFANKKIERKIYNFVSCDYDLDKTFIIEPTEYIIIEGIFALFNEKLIKNAFKKFYIEADGDLRLIRRYKRDRDYRNKNSFDCNDFILRWEEQINPMFKKYIEKDSKKADYIIENNDDKKTNITKKAQNIFNLIIY from the coding sequence ATGAAAAGTAAAATTATTTTGATATCAGGAGGAACAGCTTCTGGCAAAAGCAAGATTTCAATTGAACTTGCTAATATTTTTTTAAAAAAAGAACATAGCGTTTCATTTTTTTCAATTGATAATTATTATTACGGAGCAGAAGAAATTAAAAAGATTTTTAATATAAAAAATCTTCGAGAGATTAATTTTGATGATCCAAATACAATAAATTGAAAAGAATTAAATAGTGATTTAAATAAATTATTTGCAAACAAAAAGATTGAAAGGAAAATATATAATTTTGTAAGTTGTGATTATGATTTAGATAAAACATTTATAATCGAACCAACAGAATATATAATCATTGAAGGAATATTTGCTTTATTTAATGAGAAATTAATAAAGAATGCTTTTAAAAAATTTTATATTGAAGCAGATGGTGATTTAAGACTTATTCGAAGATATAAAAGAGATCGTGATTATCGTAATAAAAATTCATTTGATTGTAATGATTTTATTTTAAGATGAGAAGAACAAATTAATCCAATGTTTAAAAAATATATTGAAAAAGATAGCAAAAAAGCAGATTATATTATTGAAAATAATGATGATAAAAAAACAAATATTACAAAAAAAGCACAAAATATATTCAATTTAATAATTTATTAA
- the ruvX gene encoding Holliday junction resolvase RuvX — MRKLAIDVGEKSLGVCISDKNNIIAIPLKNYFFERFNFEEASLIILDLLEKYKDLDTLIIGYPLKTNGTKTKATEYVEIFLKYLKAKINQDIKIFLFDERFTTKRAEEIIKNKKIDYKKNKDLFAAYVMLTDYLQKV, encoded by the coding sequence ATGCGTAAATTAGCGATTGATGTTGGAGAAAAAAGTCTCGGCGTTTGTATTAGTGATAAGAATAATATTATTGCAATTCCTTTAAAAAATTATTTTTTTGAAAGATTTAATTTTGAAGAAGCTTCTTTAATAATTTTAGATTTACTAGAGAAATATAAGGACTTAGATACATTAATTATTGGTTATCCCCTTAAAACAAATGGAACAAAAACAAAGGCAACAGAATATGTTGAAATTTTCTTAAAATATCTTAAAGCAAAAATTAATCAAGATATTAAAATTTTTTTGTTTGATGAAAGATTTACAACTAAAAGAGCAGAAGAAATTATTAAAAATAAGAAAATAGATTATAAGAAAAATAAAGATTTATTTGCTGCTTATGTTATGCTTACAGATTATTTACAGAAAGTTTAA